The proteins below come from a single uncultured Carboxylicivirga sp. genomic window:
- a CDS encoding deoxynucleoside kinase, translating into MHIAVAGNIGSGKTSLTELLSHHYGWEPHYEDVDENPYLADFYEDMPRWSFNLQVYFLKSRFSSVQEFRKAGKTVIQDRTIYEDAYIFAPNLFDMGLMGRRDYENYVGLFQLMNSFVQAPDLLIYLRASIPTLVNQIQMRGRSYENNIRLDYLKRLNERYEAWIQGYDNGKLLIIDANEIDFIKNKSDLSMIIDKVDAHIHGLF; encoded by the coding sequence ATGCATATTGCGGTTGCAGGAAATATTGGTTCGGGAAAAACATCTTTAACCGAATTACTGTCTCATCATTATGGATGGGAACCTCATTACGAAGATGTGGATGAAAATCCATATCTGGCCGACTTTTACGAAGACATGCCACGATGGTCGTTCAACCTTCAGGTGTATTTTTTAAAAAGTCGCTTTTCGTCGGTACAGGAATTTCGTAAAGCCGGAAAAACAGTTATTCAGGATCGAACCATTTATGAGGATGCCTATATTTTTGCACCCAACCTTTTTGATATGGGATTGATGGGACGTCGTGATTACGAAAACTATGTTGGGCTTTTTCAATTGATGAACAGCTTTGTGCAAGCACCCGACTTATTAATTTACCTGCGAGCCTCCATCCCAACCCTGGTAAACCAAATACAAATGCGTGGCCGAAGCTACGAAAACAATATCCGCCTCGATTATTTAAAACGCCTTAACGAACGTTACGAAGCATGGATTCAGGGATACGATAATGGTAAACTACTTATTATTGATGCCAACGAAATTGACTTTATCAAAAACAAGTCCGATCTAAGTATGATCATCGATAAGGTGGATGCTCATATTCACGGATTGTTTTAA
- a CDS encoding DnaJ domain-containing protein, whose product MALISLIKTHNNANFKPGIPSLMTDYYKILGITHKATMEQIKKAYRSKAKQYHPDINKAEDAHEQFILVNEAFEYFESLHNHKKSNRNKREQAAAMDDFWKSWQDFERQKARERARQHARMKYEAYLNSDLYRTTEAVNSVVDFIGTGFLMLLIFGVPIIAYTKHGPIALLFGLVFILPTAPLWIKFLRKTFSKEFLLSIFGWHASDIRSKIFRLMLFSIFNTIVFFKIVLNAVLTLQTIGLIYGVLLLVATAVSFAARRRYYRYLIRIVVAPTLISLFFLINRVSTHTPYTETYRYTCGQYSGDKAFFTITLNNDTYQHHAGIRFFFDDTPFLSNNHITYTFATGLLGIKVVKDTELYLQL is encoded by the coding sequence ATGGCCTTAATTAGTTTGATTAAAACTCATAACAATGCAAACTTCAAACCCGGCATCCCGAGCTTAATGACCGATTACTATAAAATACTTGGAATAACCCATAAGGCTACGATGGAGCAAATTAAAAAAGCCTATCGTAGTAAAGCCAAGCAATATCATCCGGATATTAATAAGGCCGAAGATGCTCACGAACAATTTATTTTGGTTAACGAAGCATTTGAGTATTTCGAGAGCTTACATAATCATAAAAAATCAAACCGAAACAAAAGAGAACAAGCTGCTGCCATGGACGATTTCTGGAAATCGTGGCAGGATTTTGAACGACAAAAAGCCCGCGAAAGAGCCCGACAGCATGCCCGCATGAAATATGAGGCCTATCTGAATTCTGACCTTTACCGAACGACCGAAGCCGTTAATTCGGTGGTTGATTTTATTGGAACCGGATTTCTGATGCTGCTTATTTTTGGTGTACCTATTATAGCCTATACCAAACACGGGCCCATTGCTTTACTTTTTGGACTGGTTTTTATTCTTCCAACCGCTCCTTTATGGATTAAATTTTTGAGAAAGACCTTTAGTAAGGAGTTTCTGCTATCTATTTTTGGCTGGCATGCCTCCGATATTCGTTCTAAAATATTCAGGCTGATGCTTTTTTCGATTTTCAACACCATTGTATTTTTTAAAATCGTACTTAATGCTGTTCTTACACTTCAAACAATTGGGTTGATTTATGGAGTTTTATTGCTGGTGGCCACAGCCGTTTCTTTTGCGGCGCGCAGACGTTACTACCGATATTTAATTCGCATTGTGGTAGCTCCTACTTTAATCAGCTTGTTTTTTCTGATTAACCGGGTATCAACCCATACTCCTTACACCGAAACATATCGTTACACCTGCGGACAATACTCGGGCGACAAGGCGTTTTTTACCATTACCCTCAATAACGACACATACCAACACCATGCCGGTATTCGCTTCTTTTTTGATGATACTCCCTTTTTATCCAATAACCATATTACCTATACCTTTGCTACTGGCTTACTAGGCATTAAAGTGGTTAAAGACACGGAGCTATATCTTCAATTGTAG
- a CDS encoding PAS domain S-box protein — protein sequence MTNGKDKELARLKAENKRLKRLIARTHSGIWGITNTNELANNDNSDENLPLFISSILVSQLPFKERINKVLSALGNFADVSRIYIFENRNNNKNMQNVFEWCNEGVTPQKDFLQDISYEEFPHWKKMLTQDGYIKTSNINTLPEELHNILSSQDIESILVIPLKVHDSFFGFIGFDECIYQREWLPIEFDLLKLASRLIANAYENEINLQQDLKYSQNQKLLLDISRLLVSKLTFSEKIDSCIEKVASHYQLETILIYENSDNHGYCTLKNLFQRKALHRNLTPIQLLNYDKELPAWLSLFKEKGFFCSETSKKEDLSGNAFINHFPDCAISAVPIRSKEVFWGFMVNIGQKQHSCKSFNATAFSTVADMLAGAYEREHANLQLQLYNEEILTINHEIEKKEAFLQNILGSAPVGIVLVRNRKIEYINSSMMQASGYLKEELIGSNISEYYYRDKEDEPKVNAFYQKIDNEGIASDEFTLRGKSGLPLELRVVGKQMPDNQTDMCYLLISEDISLIKTAEKRLEESEIQNKKIVESTIDGIFIFNNDKHITFANKSGLEMLGYTLDELKHIKLDAIFASDIYLTRFLTALENIKNGQEFITELQLINKNNEIIYTEIYGTSIRLKGIQHAYFSLHNISKRKRKEEELRHSEQKFRALTENSPDHIIRIDRTGAISFCNASFLREFLMEEKNCIGKKITEIEGLPTEYAYGLKNAISDVLISKNTTPLELTFRINNQAFAFDWTITPETDDHNNLSSLLLVGRNFTLRKRAEHELIIAKERAESADTLKSAFLANMSHEIRTPLNAIVGFSNLLRESFISDEEKQEYVEIINTSSENLMALINDIIDLAKIESGELSIHIQESNPNAILENLFHVFEKRMDLDSKNHLKFYLQLPENSEQYLVACDLKRINQIFTNLLSNAFKFTPKGFIEMGYTIEENQLRFFVRDTGIGISEDKQSVIFDPFRQAEEDTSKVYGGTGLGLSISKRLLEAMNSQLELTSEKNKGSEFAFALPIKAQKSEPIVKKIPKSAKNVRNTSIPIHHSWPDKIVLLVDATSTAQLQMRKNLESTKITLISARTASSARELLLKRNDIDLVLIDINMPGINPEEFIQNIRQLGIGIPFIAQSTNSSEERNNQLINAGFNDTIDKPIPKDQLLQKINIALQGIHKSQLN from the coding sequence ATGACAAACGGAAAAGATAAAGAATTAGCTCGTCTTAAGGCTGAAAACAAAAGACTTAAGCGATTAATTGCAAGAACGCATAGCGGCATATGGGGCATCACAAACACAAATGAGTTAGCTAACAATGATAATTCAGATGAAAACCTCCCCCTTTTCATTTCATCTATTTTAGTAAGCCAGCTTCCCTTTAAAGAAAGGATTAACAAAGTATTAAGTGCTTTAGGTAATTTTGCTGATGTAAGTCGTATCTACATATTTGAAAACCGAAACAATAACAAAAACATGCAAAATGTGTTTGAGTGGTGTAACGAAGGTGTTACCCCTCAAAAAGATTTTTTGCAGGATATTAGCTATGAAGAATTTCCGCATTGGAAAAAAATGCTAACTCAAGATGGTTATATTAAAACATCAAACATTAACACTTTACCCGAAGAACTTCACAACATCCTCTCTTCACAGGATATTGAATCTATATTAGTTATTCCCTTAAAAGTTCATGATTCTTTTTTTGGTTTTATAGGGTTTGATGAATGCATATATCAACGCGAATGGCTACCTATCGAATTTGATCTTTTAAAGTTAGCATCGCGCTTGATTGCAAATGCCTACGAAAATGAAATTAATTTACAACAAGATTTAAAGTATAGTCAAAATCAGAAATTACTACTTGACATATCGCGCTTATTAGTATCAAAACTAACTTTTAGCGAAAAGATAGATAGCTGCATTGAAAAAGTAGCATCTCATTACCAACTAGAGACCATTCTGATTTATGAAAATAGTGATAACCATGGGTATTGCACTTTAAAAAATTTGTTTCAGCGTAAGGCATTGCATCGAAACCTTACTCCCATACAATTATTAAACTACGATAAAGAATTGCCTGCATGGTTAAGCTTATTTAAGGAAAAAGGCTTTTTCTGTTCCGAGACATCTAAGAAAGAAGATCTCTCTGGCAATGCGTTTATTAATCATTTCCCCGACTGTGCAATTTCGGCTGTACCTATTCGTTCTAAAGAAGTTTTTTGGGGATTTATGGTTAACATCGGTCAAAAACAACATTCTTGTAAATCATTTAATGCAACAGCCTTTTCAACAGTTGCCGACATGCTGGCCGGAGCTTACGAACGTGAACATGCCAATCTTCAACTACAATTATATAACGAAGAGATCTTAACCATTAACCATGAAATTGAGAAGAAAGAAGCTTTTCTTCAGAATATTTTAGGATCAGCACCTGTTGGAATAGTATTGGTTCGTAATCGCAAGATAGAATATATCAACTCTTCTATGATGCAAGCATCAGGTTATTTAAAAGAAGAATTGATCGGAAGCAACATTTCTGAATACTATTATAGAGATAAAGAAGATGAACCAAAAGTGAATGCTTTTTATCAAAAGATAGATAATGAAGGTATTGCTTCGGATGAGTTTACATTACGTGGTAAATCAGGTCTGCCACTCGAACTTCGTGTGGTTGGGAAACAAATGCCGGATAACCAAACCGACATGTGCTACTTGCTGATATCGGAGGATATTTCGCTTATTAAAACAGCCGAAAAAAGATTAGAGGAAAGTGAGATTCAGAACAAAAAAATTGTTGAGTCAACCATTGACGGAATTTTCATCTTTAATAACGATAAGCATATAACCTTTGCCAATAAATCGGGGCTTGAGATGCTTGGCTATACACTTGATGAACTCAAGCATATTAAATTAGATGCTATTTTTGCATCAGACATTTATTTAACACGCTTTTTAACCGCACTTGAGAACATTAAGAACGGTCAGGAATTTATTACCGAATTACAATTAATTAATAAGAATAACGAAATAATATATACCGAAATATACGGTACTAGTATTCGATTAAAAGGTATACAACATGCCTACTTTTCGCTACACAATATATCAAAACGCAAAAGAAAAGAAGAAGAACTTAGGCATAGTGAACAAAAATTCAGAGCATTAACCGAAAATTCACCCGATCATATTATAAGGATTGACCGCACAGGAGCTATCTCTTTTTGCAATGCATCTTTTCTACGCGAGTTCCTTATGGAAGAAAAGAACTGTATTGGCAAAAAAATAACCGAGATTGAAGGGCTACCAACCGAATATGCTTACGGTTTAAAAAATGCCATAAGTGATGTTTTGATTTCGAAAAACACTACTCCTCTTGAATTAACATTTAGAATTAATAATCAAGCATTTGCTTTTGACTGGACGATAACGCCAGAAACTGACGACCACAATAACCTATCATCGTTACTTTTAGTTGGACGCAATTTCACCTTACGCAAAAGAGCTGAACACGAACTTATTATTGCCAAAGAAAGAGCTGAAAGTGCCGATACTTTAAAATCAGCCTTCTTGGCGAATATGAGTCACGAAATTCGTACTCCTCTCAATGCTATTGTAGGTTTTTCTAATCTATTGCGCGAATCCTTTATTTCTGACGAAGAGAAACAAGAATACGTTGAAATTATCAATACAAGCTCGGAAAACCTGATGGCCCTAATTAATGACATTATTGATTTGGCTAAAATCGAAAGTGGCGAATTAAGTATCCATATTCAGGAATCGAACCCTAATGCTATACTTGAAAACCTTTTCCATGTGTTTGAAAAAAGAATGGATCTGGACTCGAAAAACCATTTAAAATTCTACCTTCAATTGCCCGAAAATAGTGAGCAATATTTAGTTGCATGCGATTTAAAACGCATCAACCAAATTTTCACAAACCTGCTGAGTAATGCATTTAAATTTACTCCTAAAGGTTTTATTGAGATGGGCTACACTATAGAAGAGAACCAATTACGTTTTTTTGTAAGAGATACGGGTATTGGAATTAGTGAAGACAAGCAATCGGTTATTTTTGATCCATTTCGTCAGGCAGAAGAAGACACCTCGAAAGTATATGGAGGAACAGGTTTAGGATTGTCAATCTCAAAAAGGTTACTTGAAGCCATGAATAGCCAACTTGAATTGACATCGGAGAAAAACAAAGGCTCTGAATTTGCATTCGCATTGCCTATAAAAGCACAAAAGTCAGAACCTATTGTAAAAAAGATACCAAAGTCGGCTAAGAATGTGAGAAATACTTCTATTCCAATTCATCACAGTTGGCCCGATAAAATTGTTTTATTAGTTGATGCTACCAGCACAGCCCAGCTTCAGATGCGTAAAAATCTGGAATCGACGAAGATTACATTAATATCGGCCCGCACGGCCAGTTCGGCCAGAGAACTTCTGTTAAAACGTAATGATATTGATTTGGTATTAATAGACATTAACATGCCGGGCATCAACCCTGAGGAATTTATTCAAAACATACGTCAGTTGGGCATAGGCATTCCTTTTATTGCTCAATCGACAAATTCTAGCGAAGAAAGAAATAATCAGTTGATAAACGCAGGATTTAATGACACGATCGATAAACCAATACCTAAAGATCAGTTATTGCAGAAAATAAACATTGCTTTACAGGGAATTCATAAATCGCAATTGAACTAA
- a CDS encoding thioredoxin family protein, whose product MRKISLVAVFMLCFSVMHAGEWLTDFNKAKQMAASEHKSILMLFQGSDWCSVCMRLDKEILSTDAFLQKANEDYVLLKVDFPRRKANALPKEQQEKNNELAEQFNPNGYFPMVVVLDATGSVLGRTGYKKMSPDEYYNHLSSFKK is encoded by the coding sequence ATGAGAAAGATATCATTAGTAGCCGTTTTTATGCTATGCTTTTCAGTAATGCATGCCGGGGAATGGCTTACCGATTTTAACAAAGCCAAACAAATGGCGGCCAGCGAGCACAAAAGTATTTTAATGTTGTTTCAGGGCTCGGACTGGTGCTCGGTATGCATGCGCTTAGATAAAGAAATTTTATCGACCGATGCGTTTTTGCAAAAGGCCAATGAGGATTATGTGTTGCTTAAAGTAGATTTTCCGCGACGTAAGGCCAATGCTCTTCCCAAAGAGCAACAAGAAAAGAACAATGAGTTGGCAGAGCAGTTTAATCCCAATGGATATTTTCCAATGGTGGTGGTGTTAGATGCCACTGGATCGGTTTTGGGACGCACAGGTTATAAAAAGATGAGTCCCGACGAGTACTACAATCATCTATCGTCATTTAAAAAGTAA
- a CDS encoding GH3 auxin-responsive promoter family protein, with protein MPILNSIISLVNSRRLSQIEDFKKNPGQIQDEQLHRLIKSAKQTHIGNLYDFESIKNYETFAERVPVSDYEGLKPYVERMQKGEKNLLWPGEIKWFAKSSGTTSSKSKFIPVSKESLEDCHFRGGKDALALYIENKPDSDMFSGKCLTLGGSHQINNFSNDSYYGDLSAILIENLPFWTHFMRTPGQSIALMDEWEAKLEKITETTLVENVTSLAGVPSWFLVLIKHLLTKSGKSNLLEIWPNLELFMHGGVNFTPYRNQYKELIPSDKMSYLETYNASEGFFAIQDDLTDHAMLLMLDYGIFYEFVPLSELGKSHPKALTIDQVQKGEDYALAITTNGGIWRYLIGDTIRFESVFPHKIIITGRTKHFINAFGEELMIDNAEKALDEACNQTGGVIKEYTAAPIFMGKESKGAHQWLIEFEKHPNSIENFRQVLDDTLKKINSDYEAKRYKNMTLEMPHVEVAREHLFMDWLRSKNKLGGQNKVPRLANNREYIDELLKLNNK; from the coding sequence ATGCCAATACTAAATTCAATCATTTCCCTGGTCAATTCGCGAAGATTATCGCAGATTGAAGACTTTAAAAAGAATCCGGGACAAATTCAGGACGAGCAATTGCATCGTTTAATTAAGTCTGCCAAACAAACACACATTGGCAATTTATACGACTTTGAAAGCATCAAAAACTACGAAACCTTTGCCGAACGTGTTCCTGTTTCGGATTACGAAGGACTAAAACCCTACGTAGAGCGCATGCAAAAAGGTGAAAAAAATCTGCTCTGGCCTGGCGAAATTAAATGGTTTGCCAAATCATCGGGAACAACTTCTTCAAAAAGCAAATTCATACCCGTTTCGAAAGAATCGTTGGAAGACTGCCACTTCAGAGGAGGAAAAGATGCATTGGCACTGTACATCGAAAACAAACCCGACTCCGACATGTTTAGCGGCAAATGCCTAACACTGGGCGGAAGTCATCAGATAAACAACTTTAGTAACGACAGCTATTATGGCGACTTATCGGCCATATTAATCGAGAATCTCCCTTTCTGGACTCACTTTATGCGCACACCTGGGCAATCCATTGCTTTGATGGATGAATGGGAAGCTAAGCTTGAAAAAATAACCGAAACTACATTAGTCGAAAATGTAACCTCGCTGGCAGGTGTACCCAGTTGGTTTTTGGTTTTAATAAAGCACCTACTAACTAAAAGTGGCAAATCTAATTTATTGGAGATTTGGCCTAACCTCGAATTATTTATGCATGGCGGGGTTAACTTCACTCCTTACCGTAATCAATACAAAGAATTAATTCCTTCGGATAAGATGAGTTACCTCGAAACTTACAATGCATCGGAAGGATTTTTTGCCATACAAGATGATTTGACAGATCATGCCATGTTACTGATGCTCGACTATGGTATTTTTTACGAATTTGTTCCTTTGTCGGAGCTGGGTAAATCTCACCCTAAAGCACTTACCATCGATCAGGTTCAAAAAGGCGAAGATTATGCACTGGCCATTACAACCAACGGTGGAATTTGGCGTTACTTGATTGGTGACACCATACGATTCGAATCCGTTTTTCCGCATAAAATTATTATTACCGGACGTACTAAGCACTTTATTAATGCGTTTGGTGAAGAGTTAATGATTGATAATGCAGAGAAGGCATTGGACGAAGCTTGTAATCAAACCGGCGGAGTGATTAAAGAGTATACCGCAGCGCCAATTTTTATGGGCAAAGAGTCGAAAGGGGCACATCAATGGTTAATTGAGTTTGAAAAACATCCGAATAGTATCGAAAACTTCAGGCAGGTGCTTGATGATACTTTGAAAAAAATAAACAGCGACTACGAAGCCAAGCGTTATAAAAACATGACACTGGAAATGCCTCATGTTGAAGTGGCACGCGAGCATTTGTTTATGGATTGGCTACGAAGCAAAAATAAGCTGGGTGGTCAAAACAAAGTACCGCGATTGGCGAACAACAGAGAGTATATTGATGAATTACTGAAGTTAAATAACAAATAA
- a CDS encoding DUF4266 domain-containing protein codes for MKKKGMLVIVVAALLQGCVAVKEYEKVNLNDPDMALSTRKSDRYESTFHSYREAASGANGGKTGGGCGCN; via the coding sequence ATGAAAAAGAAGGGGATGTTGGTAATTGTTGTCGCTGCCTTGTTGCAAGGATGTGTGGCTGTAAAAGAATATGAGAAAGTAAACCTGAATGATCCGGATATGGCACTGTCGACCCGCAAAAGCGATCGCTACGAAAGTACGTTTCATTCGTATCGCGAGGCGGCATCGGGAGCCAATGGAGGTAAAACTGGCGGCGGTTGTGGTTGTAACTAA
- a CDS encoding FAD:protein FMN transferase has protein sequence MKYLITLALWLLVTHLSQGQEMFKRQLRLMGCDFEIIVVDDNQQQADASIDMAVNEISRIEKMISSWDASSQTAAINQNAGTKAVKVDPLLFELIEHALMISKLTDGAFDISFASLDPVWKFDGTMQNMPTSAEVKASVSKVGYQNIILNKKDTTVFLKQAGMKIGFGAIGKGFAADKAKQLLIKKGVKAGIINASGDMNTWGKQPNGNDWVVAITNPLKKNEACAWMPVKNGAVATSGSYEKYVVIDGKRYSHIINPKTGYPSTGLVSVTVFSPKAELCDALATAIFVMGKEVGLDRINQMPNIECVLIDDNGNVFTSDNIKIELK, from the coding sequence TTGAAATATTTAATAACGCTTGCGCTTTGGCTGTTAGTTACTCACTTAAGCCAGGGGCAGGAAATGTTTAAGCGACAGCTTAGGTTGATGGGCTGCGATTTTGAAATTATTGTAGTTGATGATAACCAACAACAGGCTGATGCCTCCATCGATATGGCGGTAAATGAAATATCGCGCATCGAAAAAATGATTTCGTCGTGGGATGCTAGCTCTCAAACAGCCGCTATAAACCAAAATGCAGGAACGAAGGCAGTAAAGGTCGATCCTTTGTTGTTTGAACTAATTGAGCACGCACTTATGATATCAAAACTTACCGATGGTGCTTTCGACATTAGCTTCGCATCGCTCGATCCGGTTTGGAAATTTGATGGTACTATGCAAAATATGCCCACCAGCGCTGAAGTTAAAGCGTCGGTTTCTAAAGTGGGGTATCAAAACATAATTCTGAATAAAAAAGATACAACAGTATTTTTGAAACAAGCCGGCATGAAAATAGGCTTTGGTGCCATTGGTAAAGGTTTTGCAGCCGATAAAGCCAAACAATTATTGATAAAAAAAGGAGTGAAGGCCGGTATTATCAATGCATCGGGCGATATGAATACCTGGGGCAAACAGCCCAATGGCAACGATTGGGTGGTGGCCATCACCAATCCTTTAAAAAAGAATGAGGCTTGTGCCTGGATGCCTGTGAAGAACGGAGCCGTTGCAACTTCGGGCAGCTACGAAAAATATGTGGTTATTGATGGCAAAAGGTATTCGCACATTATTAATCCCAAAACCGGATATCCGTCGACGGGTCTGGTGAGTGTAACCGTTTTTTCGCCCAAGGCCGAATTATGCGATGCTTTGGCAACGGCCATCTTTGTGATGGGCAAGGAGGTGGGATTGGATCGCATCAATCAAATGCCCAATATCGAGTGTGTATTAATTGATGATAATGGAAATGTATTTACCTCAGATAACATCAAAATAGAATTAAAATGA
- a CDS encoding CvpA family protein, protein MSSCQLYFALKLLLVNDFLPLQRKIEVMNYFDIVVGLILAFALFKGFKNGLIIELASLVALVLGLLGAIKFSDITAGYLSEYINSSHIGLIAFIVTFILIVIGVHLVAKVVDKMVSAIALGPVNRILGAVFSLLKYAFIISVLVAVINGFDRDSKLLSEDMKSKSYLYEPVSSIAPLVFPYLHFDTVKEHFEDAKESIEV, encoded by the coding sequence ATGAGTAGCTGCCAATTGTATTTTGCGCTTAAATTGCTACTTGTAAATGATTTTCTACCTTTACAACGGAAGATTGAAGTTATGAATTATTTTGATATTGTGGTAGGTTTAATCCTTGCCTTTGCCTTGTTTAAAGGGTTTAAAAACGGATTGATTATTGAGTTGGCCTCATTGGTAGCTCTGGTATTGGGCTTGTTGGGTGCTATTAAGTTTAGCGACATTACGGCTGGTTATCTATCTGAATATATCAACTCAAGCCACATTGGACTGATTGCTTTTATCGTAACCTTTATATTAATTGTAATAGGTGTTCATTTGGTGGCTAAGGTGGTTGATAAAATGGTTTCGGCCATTGCACTGGGGCCTGTTAATCGGATTTTAGGAGCTGTGTTTAGTTTGCTCAAATATGCTTTTATTATAAGCGTATTAGTAGCTGTTATTAATGGTTTCGATCGCGATTCAAAACTTCTTTCCGAAGATATGAAGTCAAAATCATATCTGTACGAACCCGTTTCTTCAATAGCACCTTTGGTATTTCCTTACCTGCATTTCGATACAGTTAAAGAGCATTTCGAAGATGCTAAAGAAAGTATTGAGGTTTAG
- a CDS encoding DUF3570 domain-containing protein, giving the protein MKRKIEIVLMAVLLNTLYATAQNDKKADEGVFKKRVLESTEVDILTSFYNQDGDNAAVTGGNGSEELMDGAAAIVVSMPLNDDDVLTIDASVSAYTSASSSNINPFDGSKPANPFQTSSGASKSDVWSNVTAAYSHSSDDRNKVWDAHASVSSEFDYFSLGFGGGYTYLWNDKNTELNLKASIHLDNWSLLYPYELRPFKEGGRGLDDPFYQSHTLTGNTNYNPQFTDLDGTSRNSYALGLSWSQIFTKNFQGIFLFDIIQQKGQLSTPFQRVYFKDVDATYIEEFQLADDIERLPDTRLKIALGTRLHYYINEWLVARTFYRYYTDEWGIYSHTANVEFPIKIGQRFTLYPSYRYYQQSAADYFKPFEQHLSTDEFYTSDYDLSRYTANQYGFGISYTDIFTGAHIWHLGIKSIDLKYNYYERTTTSFHANLISAGIKLVLQ; this is encoded by the coding sequence ATGAAAAGAAAGATAGAAATAGTGCTGATGGCTGTATTATTAAATACATTATATGCCACAGCTCAGAATGATAAAAAGGCAGACGAAGGAGTTTTTAAGAAGCGTGTGCTCGAAAGCACCGAAGTGGATATTCTTACCAGTTTTTATAATCAGGATGGCGATAATGCAGCGGTAACCGGTGGTAACGGATCGGAAGAGCTGATGGATGGTGCAGCGGCCATTGTGGTAAGTATGCCATTAAACGATGATGATGTACTCACCATCGATGCCAGTGTTTCGGCGTATACATCGGCTTCGTCGAGTAATATCAATCCTTTTGACGGATCAAAGCCGGCTAATCCGTTTCAAACATCATCGGGTGCATCCAAAAGCGATGTGTGGTCGAATGTAACGGCTGCTTACAGCCATAGTTCCGATGATAGAAATAAAGTGTGGGATGCTCATGCCTCTGTTTCGTCGGAGTTTGATTATTTCTCATTGGGTTTTGGTGGCGGCTACACTTATTTATGGAACGACAAAAATACAGAGCTGAACCTGAAGGCATCCATCCATCTCGACAATTGGAGTCTGCTTTATCCTTATGAGCTTCGTCCTTTTAAAGAAGGAGGAAGAGGGTTGGATGATCCGTTTTATCAATCGCATACCTTAACCGGTAATACCAATTATAATCCACAATTTACCGATTTAGATGGTACTTCGCGTAACTCATATGCTTTGGGTTTATCGTGGTCGCAGATATTTACAAAAAACTTTCAGGGCATATTTCTATTCGATATTATTCAACAGAAAGGACAGCTTTCAACACCTTTTCAACGTGTGTATTTTAAAGATGTGGATGCTACCTATATCGAAGAGTTTCAATTGGCCGATGATATTGAGAGATTACCCGATACCCGTTTGAAAATTGCGTTAGGTACCCGTTTGCATTATTATATTAACGAGTGGTTGGTGGCCCGCACCTTTTACCGTTATTACACCGACGAGTGGGGTATTTATTCGCACACCGCCAATGTTGAATTTCCGATAAAAATAGGTCAGCGTTTTACTTTGTATCCATCGTACCGATATTATCAGCAGAGTGCCGCTGATTATTTTAAGCCCTTTGAACAGCATCTGTCAACCGACGAATTTTATACTTCCGATTATGATTTAAGTCGATATACAGCTAATCAGTATGGCTTTGGTATCAGTTATACCGATATTTTTACCGGTGCTCATATCTGGCATCTGGGTATTAAATCCATCGATTTAAAATATAATTATTACGAGCGTACTACCACCTCGTTTCATGCTAATCTGATTTCAGCAGGTATAAAATTAGTGTTGCAGTAG